In uncultured Bacteroides sp., one genomic interval encodes:
- the tsf gene encoding translation elongation factor Ts, protein MAVTMADITHLRKMTGAGMMDCKNALTEAEGDFEKAIEIIRKKGQAVAAKRSDREASEGCVIAKSAGEFAAVIALKCETDFVAKNADFVALTNEILDLAIANKCATIEDVKALPMGKGTVADAVIDRSGITGEKMELDGYGVVEGLSTAIYIHPGNRLATAVSFNIAGVDAQVSHEVAMQIAAMNPIAVNQEGVPAEVLARETEIAADKARQEGKPENLIARIAEGRISKFYKEVCLLEQEYVKDPKISVAQFLKNINKDLTVVNFKRFTLNAD, encoded by the coding sequence ATGGCTGTAACAATGGCAGATATTACCCACTTGCGCAAAATGACAGGTGCCGGTATGATGGATTGCAAGAATGCTTTGACTGAAGCTGAAGGCGATTTCGAAAAAGCAATTGAAATAATTCGTAAAAAAGGACAAGCAGTAGCTGCAAAACGTTCTGATCGTGAGGCTTCAGAAGGTTGTGTTATTGCTAAGTCAGCAGGCGAATTTGCTGCAGTTATCGCATTGAAATGTGAAACTGACTTCGTTGCTAAGAATGCAGACTTCGTTGCTTTGACTAACGAAATTCTTGATCTTGCTATCGCAAACAAATGTGCTACTATTGAAGACGTGAAAGCTCTTCCTATGGGTAAAGGAACAGTTGCTGATGCTGTTATTGATAGAAGTGGTATCACTGGCGAAAAGATGGAACTTGATGGATACGGAGTTGTAGAAGGTCTTTCTACTGCTATTTATATTCACCCAGGAAATCGTTTGGCTACTGCAGTTTCTTTCAATATTGCAGGTGTTGATGCTCAGGTTTCTCACGAAGTTGCTATGCAGATTGCTGCAATGAACCCTATCGCTGTAAATCAGGAAGGTGTACCAGCTGAAGTATTAGCTCGTGAAACAGAAATCGCAGCTGACAAAGCTCGCCAAGAAGGTAAACCAGAGAACTTAATTGCACGTATCGCTGAAGGTCGTATCTCTAAGTTCTACAAAGAAGTTTGCTTGTTGGAACAAGAATATGTGAAAGATCCTAAGATTAGTGTTGCTCAGTTCTTGAAGAACATTAATAAAGACTTAACTGTAGTTAACTTCAAACGTTTTACTTTGAACGCTGACTAA
- the rpsI gene encoding 30S ribosomal protein S9, translating to MEVVNALGRRKRAIARVFVSEGTGKITINKRDLATYFPSTILQYVVKQPLNKLGVAEKYDIKVNLIGGGFTGQSQALRLAIARALVKISAEDKKALRSEGFMTRDPRSVERKKPGQPKARRRFQFSKR from the coding sequence ATGGAAGTAGTAAATGCATTAGGCAGACGTAAGCGCGCTATTGCTCGCGTATTCGTAAGCGAAGGTACAGGAAAGATTACTATTAACAAGAGAGACCTTGCAACGTACTTTCCATCAACTATTCTTCAATACGTTGTAAAACAACCATTGAACAAATTAGGTGTTGCTGAGAAGTATGACATCAAAGTTAATTTGATCGGTGGTGGTTTCACAGGACAATCTCAAGCTTTGCGTTTGGCAATTGCTCGTGCTCTTGTGAAAATCAGCGCAGAAGATAAAAAAGCTCTTCGTTCAGAAGGCTTCATGACACGTGATCCACGTTCTGTTGAACGTAAGAAACCGGGTCAACCAAAAGCTCGTAGAAGATTCCAGTTCAGTAAACGTTAA
- the rpsB gene encoding 30S ribosomal protein S2 — MSRTNFDNLLEAGCHFGHLRRKWNPAMAPYIFMERNGIHIIDLHKTVAKVEEAAEALKQIAKSGKKVLFVATKKQAKQVVADKAASVNMPYVIERWPGGMLTNFPTIRKAVKKMATIDKLTNDGTYSNLSKREVLQISRQRAKLDKNLGSIADLTRLPSALFVIDVMKENIAVREANRLGIPVFAIVDTNSDPSNIDFVIPANDDATKSIEIILEACCTAMSEGLEERKAEKIDMEAAGEAPASKGKRKPAKARLDKNDEEAINAAKAAAFLKDEEA; from the coding sequence ATGTCAAGAACAAATTTTGATAATTTATTGGAAGCCGGTTGCCACTTCGGACACTTAAGAAGAAAGTGGAACCCTGCAATGGCTCCTTATATTTTCATGGAACGCAATGGTATCCACATCATTGACCTCCACAAAACAGTTGCAAAAGTAGAAGAAGCTGCTGAAGCTTTAAAACAAATTGCAAAATCAGGAAAGAAAGTCCTTTTTGTTGCTACTAAAAAACAAGCAAAACAAGTAGTTGCTGACAAAGCAGCTTCTGTTAATATGCCTTATGTAATCGAGCGCTGGCCAGGTGGTATGTTGACTAACTTCCCAACTATCCGTAAGGCTGTTAAGAAGATGGCTACTATCGATAAGTTGACTAACGATGGTACTTATTCTAATCTTTCTAAAAGAGAAGTTCTTCAAATTTCTCGTCAACGTGCTAAGTTAGACAAGAACTTAGGTTCTATCGCTGACTTAACTCGCCTTCCTTCTGCTTTGTTCGTTATCGACGTAATGAAAGAAAACATTGCAGTTCGTGAAGCTAACCGTTTAGGTATTCCAGTATTTGCTATCGTTGATACAAACTCTGATCCTTCAAATATTGATTTCGTTATCCCTGCAAATGATGACGCTACAAAATCTATTGAAATAATTCTTGAAGCTTGTTGTACAGCTATGAGCGAAGGTCTGGAAGAAAGAAAAGCTGAAAAAATTGATATGGAAGCAGCTGGTGAAGCTCCTGCAAGCAAGGGAAAAAGAAAACCTGCTAAAGCTAGACTTGACAAAAACGACGAGGAAGCAATTAATGCTGCAAAAGCTGCTGCTTTCTTGAAAGATGAAGAAGCTTAA
- the rplM gene encoding 50S ribosomal protein L13 translates to MDTLSYKTISANKATVTKEWVVVDATDQVLGRLGAKVAKLLRGKYKPNFTPHVDCGDNVIIINADKVKLTGNKWNDRIYLSYTGYPGGQRAITPARLQARPNGDDKLLRKVVKGMLPKNKLGAQLLGNMYVYAGSEHKQAAQNPKSIDINLLK, encoded by the coding sequence GTGGATACTTTAAGTTATAAGACCATTTCTGCAAACAAAGCAACCGTAACAAAGGAATGGGTCGTAGTTGATGCTACAGATCAGGTGTTGGGACGCTTAGGTGCAAAAGTTGCCAAGCTGTTGAGAGGAAAGTACAAACCAAACTTTACTCCTCATGTAGACTGTGGTGACAACGTAATTATTATCAATGCCGATAAGGTGAAGTTGACAGGTAACAAATGGAATGACAGAATCTATTTGTCATATACTGGCTATCCTGGAGGTCAAAGAGCTATTACTCCAGCTCGTTTGCAAGCAAGACCTAACGGTGACGACAAGTTATTGAGAAAAGTAGTAAAGGGTATGCTTCCTAAAAACAAATTAGGTGCACAACTATTAGGCAACATGTATGTTTATGCTGGAAGCGAACATAAACAAGCTGCTCAAAACCCTAAGTCAATTGATATTAACTTACTTAAATAA
- a CDS encoding fumarylacetoacetate hydrolase family protein, whose protein sequence is MKIIAVGMNYAEHNKELHPTLVIPKEPVIFMKPDSALLKNGKPFFIPDFSDEVHYETELVVKISRLGKNIAERFANRYYDEVTVGIDFTARDLQRKIREAGNPWEICKGFDDSAAIGEFVPVDKFKDIQNLNFHLDIDGNQVQKGTTADMLFKVDEIIAYVSRFFTLKIGDLIYTGTPVGVGPVAIGQHLEGYLEEEKLLDFYIR, encoded by the coding sequence ATGAAGATTATTGCCGTAGGAATGAACTACGCTGAACACAATAAAGAACTACATCCCACGTTAGTAATACCAAAAGAGCCGGTTATCTTTATGAAACCAGATTCTGCTTTACTTAAAAATGGAAAGCCGTTCTTTATTCCTGATTTCTCTGACGAAGTTCACTATGAAACAGAGTTAGTTGTGAAAATAAGCAGATTAGGGAAAAATATAGCTGAACGTTTTGCAAATCGTTATTATGATGAGGTGACTGTTGGTATTGACTTTACAGCCCGAGACCTGCAACGAAAAATCCGTGAGGCAGGTAATCCCTGGGAAATATGTAAAGGATTTGATGACTCTGCTGCAATTGGCGAATTTGTTCCTGTTGATAAGTTTAAGGATATTCAAAACCTGAATTTTCACCTGGATATTGATGGCAATCAAGTACAGAAGGGGACTACTGCCGACATGTTGTTTAAAGTAGATGAGATTATTGCTTACGTCAGTCGTTTCTTTACGCTGAAAATAGGAGATTTAATATACACCGGAACTCCTGTTGGAGTGGGACCGGTTGCAATAGGCCAACATTTGGAAGGTTATCTGGAAGAAGAGAAGCTGCTCGATTTCTATATTCGATAA
- a CDS encoding pseudouridine synthase produces the protein MSTDNENWRDSNNESRGASRDGNKSFNREGFGRRDDSRASFNRDGKFNREGHFSREGGDRPSRPSFNRGGSDRPSFNRPSRPYNREDGDRPRPSFNREGGDRPRPSFNREGGDRPRPSFNREGGDRPRPSFNREGGDRPRPSFNREGGDRPRPSFNREGGDRPRPSFNREGGDRPRPSFNREGGDRPRPSFNREGGDRPRPSFNREGGDRPYRPSFNREDKPWRRNENQEGEGGERPRFRRPDSNYGNPTLSRDGGRRPRFSSNDSRSQGLARPVRRRSDDYDPNAKYSEKKRIEYKEQFADPNEPIRLNKYLANAGVCSRREADEFITAGVVSVNGEIVTELGTKVKRTDVIKFHEESVSLESKVYVLLNKPKDCVTTSDDPQARLTVMDLVKGACKERIYPVGRLDRNTTGVLLLTNDGDLASKLTHPQFLKKKIYHVFLDKNVTKHDMEQIAAGVTLDDGEIHADAISYATETDKDQVGIEIHSGKNRIVRRIFESLGYKVMKLDRVFFAGLTKKGLRRGEWRYLTEQEVNILRMGAFE, from the coding sequence ATGAGTACAGACAACGAAAATTGGCGAGATTCTAACAACGAGAGTAGAGGCGCCAGCCGTGATGGTAATAAGTCTTTTAACAGAGAAGGATTTGGCCGTCGTGATGACAGCAGAGCTTCTTTTAACAGAGATGGTAAGTTTAACCGTGAAGGACATTTTAGTCGTGAAGGTGGTGATCGCCCCTCACGTCCTTCTTTTAACAGAGGCGGAAGTGACCGTCCAAGTTTTAATCGTCCTTCCCGTCCATATAATAGAGAAGATGGAGATCGTCCACGTCCTTCTTTCAATAGAGAAGGCGGAGATCGTCCACGTCCTTCTTTTAATAGAGAAGGTGGAGATAGGCCACGTCCATCATTTAATCGTGAAGGTGGTGATCGTCCACGTCCATCATTCAATAGAGAAGGTGGTGACAGACCACGTCCATCATTCAACCGCGAAGGTGGAGATCGTCCACGTCCTTCTTTTAATCGTGAAGGTGGTGATCGTCCACGTCCATCATTTAACCGTGAAGGCGGAGATCGTCCACGTCCATCATTCAACCGTGAAGGTGGTGATAGACCACGTCCTTCTTTCAATCGTGAAGGTGGTGATAGACCACGTCCTTCTTTCAACAGAGAAGGTGGCGACAGACCTTATCGTCCTTCATTTAATCGCGAAGATAAGCCTTGGAGAAGAAATGAAAATCAGGAAGGTGAAGGAGGCGAACGCCCAAGATTCCGTCGTCCGGATAGCAATTATGGCAATCCAACTCTTTCCAGAGATGGTGGACGACGTCCAAGATTCTCATCAAATGATTCAAGATCTCAAGGTCTTGCACGTCCGGTTCGTAGAAGAAGCGATGATTATGATCCAAATGCTAAGTATAGCGAAAAGAAAAGAATTGAGTATAAAGAGCAGTTCGCAGACCCTAATGAACCAATTCGTTTAAATAAGTATCTGGCTAATGCAGGTGTTTGTTCAAGACGTGAAGCTGATGAATTTATCACAGCAGGAGTTGTTTCGGTAAATGGTGAAATTGTAACTGAACTAGGAACAAAAGTTAAGCGTACTGATGTAATTAAGTTCCACGAAGAGTCCGTATCTTTGGAAAGTAAAGTATATGTATTGCTCAATAAACCAAAAGATTGTGTAACTACTTCGGATGATCCTCAGGCTCGTCTTACAGTTATGGACTTAGTGAAAGGTGCATGCAAAGAAAGAATTTACCCTGTTGGTCGTCTTGATCGTAATACTACAGGTGTATTGTTGCTTACAAATGATGGAGATTTGGCTTCTAAGCTGACTCATCCTCAGTTCCTTAAAAAGAAAATTTATCATGTCTTTTTGGATAAAAATGTCACAAAACATGATATGGAACAAATTGCAGCTGGTGTAACATTAGATGATGGAGAAATCCATGCAGATGCTATCAGTTATGCTACTGAAACAGATAAAGATCAGGTAGGAATTGAAATTCACTCTGGTAAGAACCGTATTGTTCGCCGTATATTCGAATCATTGGGATATAAGGTTATGAAACTAGATCGTGTGTTCTTTGCCGGATTGACGAAGAAAGGTCTTCGTCGTGGCGAATGGAGATATCTTACAGAACAAGAAGTAAACATACTTCGAATGGGAGCTTTTGAATAA
- a CDS encoding redox-sensing transcriptional repressor Rex, with protein MSDNEQNVIKVPEPSLRRLPWYLSNAKLLKNKGEQFVSSTQISKEINIDASQIAKDLSYVNISGRTRVGYDIDDLIAVLEDFLGFTNMHKAFLFGVGSLGGALLRDSGLNHFGLEIVAGFDVNPELVGTFINGIPIFHSDEFQAKMLEYNVNIGVLTVPIEIAQNITDKMIEGGVKAVWNFTPLRIRVPENIVVQNTSLYAHLAVMFNRLNFNQIK; from the coding sequence ATGAGTGATAATGAGCAAAATGTAATAAAAGTACCGGAACCTTCTTTGCGCAGACTTCCCTGGTATTTATCAAATGCGAAACTGCTTAAAAATAAAGGAGAACAATTTGTCTCTTCTACGCAGATTTCTAAAGAGATAAATATTGATGCTTCTCAGATAGCGAAAGACCTGTCGTATGTAAATATATCAGGGCGAACAAGGGTGGGCTATGATATAGATGATCTAATTGCTGTTCTGGAAGACTTCCTCGGCTTTACTAATATGCATAAAGCTTTCTTGTTTGGTGTAGGTAGCCTGGGAGGAGCTCTTCTTCGTGACTCCGGTTTGAATCATTTTGGCTTGGAAATAGTTGCAGGTTTTGATGTTAATCCTGAACTTGTTGGTACATTTATAAACGGTATTCCAATCTTTCATTCGGATGAGTTTCAGGCAAAGATGCTTGAATATAACGTGAATATTGGAGTATTGACTGTCCCTATTGAAATAGCTCAGAATATTACTGATAAAATGATCGAAGGAGGTGTAAAGGCTGTATGGAACTTTACTCCTTTACGTATTCGGGTTCCGGAAAATATTGTGGTTCAGAATACTTCTTTGTATGCTCATTTAGCTGTAATGTTTAACCGTTTAAATTTTAATCAGATAAAGTAA
- a CDS encoding translation initiation factor, whose protein sequence is MKKNDWKDRLNMVYSTNPDFNYDIEEDAEQTTLEPAKQNLRVAIDKKNRGGKVVTLITGFVGTEEDLKTLGKLLKTKCGVGGAAKDSEIIIQGDFKLKIVELLKKEGYVKTKPVGG, encoded by the coding sequence ATGAAAAAGAATGACTGGAAAGACAGATTGAATATGGTATATTCAACCAACCCCGATTTCAATTATGATATAGAAGAAGATGCAGAACAGACAACTTTGGAGCCAGCAAAACAGAATCTTCGGGTAGCCATTGATAAGAAAAACAGAGGAGGAAAGGTTGTAACACTCATAACTGGATTTGTAGGCACAGAAGAGGATTTAAAAACTCTTGGAAAGCTATTGAAAACAAAATGTGGAGTTGGAGGAGCTGCCAAAGATAGTGAAATTATTATTCAAGGAGATTTCAAGCTTAAGATTGTTGAACTACTTAAGAAGGAAGGATATGTAAAAACCAAACCCGTTGGAGGATAG
- the asnS gene encoding asparagine--tRNA ligase: MEKICRTRIVDVLKMDSFGTIVNVKGWVRTRRGSKQVNFIALNDGSTINNIQIVIDIEKFGEEYLKPITTGACISVNGELVESLGQGQKAELHACEIEILGTADPNTYPLQKKGHSMEFLREIAHLRPRTNTFGAVFRIRHNMAIAIHKFFHERGFFYFHTPIITASDCEGAGQMFQVTTMNLYDLKKDEDGSINYDNDFFGKQASLTVSGQLEGELAAMSMGSIYTFGPTFRAENSNTPRHLAEFWMIEPEVAFNEIEDNMQLAEDFIKFCVKWALDNCIEDIQFLNNMFDKELIARLQSVLDDEFVRLPYTEGVKILEEAVAKGHKFEFPIFWGADLASEHERYLVEDHFKRPVILTDYPKEIKSFYMKQNEDGKTVRAMDVLFPKIGEIIGGSQREEDFDKLSSRAAEMGVPTKDIWWYLDTRRFGTAPHSGFGLGFERLLLFVTGMTNIRDVIPFPRTPRNCEF; encoded by the coding sequence ATGGAAAAGATTTGTAGAACAAGAATTGTTGATGTTCTGAAGATGGATAGCTTTGGAACAATTGTGAACGTGAAGGGATGGGTTAGAACTCGCCGGGGCAGTAAACAAGTTAACTTTATCGCTTTGAATGACGGTTCTACCATTAATAATATTCAGATTGTAATTGATATAGAGAAATTCGGAGAAGAATACTTGAAACCAATAACTACTGGAGCATGTATTAGTGTAAATGGCGAATTGGTAGAATCGCTTGGACAAGGACAGAAAGCAGAACTTCATGCATGCGAAATAGAAATATTAGGCACAGCTGATCCTAATACCTATCCTTTACAGAAGAAAGGTCACTCTATGGAGTTTCTTCGTGAAATAGCACACCTTCGTCCTCGTACCAATACTTTTGGTGCTGTATTCCGTATTCGTCATAATATGGCTATTGCCATACATAAATTTTTCCATGAACGTGGATTCTTCTATTTTCATACTCCAATTATTACAGCTTCAGATTGTGAAGGTGCAGGACAGATGTTCCAGGTAACTACTATGAATCTTTATGATTTGAAGAAGGATGAAGATGGATCAATTAATTATGATAATGACTTCTTTGGCAAACAAGCCAGTCTGACTGTTTCCGGACAGCTGGAAGGTGAGCTTGCTGCTATGTCAATGGGGTCTATTTATACTTTTGGTCCTACTTTCCGTGCTGAAAACTCAAATACTCCACGTCACCTTGCTGAGTTCTGGATGATTGAACCGGAAGTAGCTTTCAATGAGATTGAAGATAATATGCAGTTGGCAGAAGATTTTATCAAATTCTGTGTAAAATGGGCTTTGGATAACTGCATAGAAGATATTCAGTTCCTGAATAATATGTTTGATAAAGAGCTTATCGCTCGCTTGCAGTCAGTACTTGATGATGAATTTGTTCGTCTGCCTTATACAGAAGGAGTGAAGATTCTTGAAGAAGCTGTGGCCAAAGGACACAAATTTGAATTCCCTATATTCTGGGGAGCCGACCTTGCTTCAGAACATGAACGCTACTTGGTAGAAGATCATTTTAAACGTCCTGTAATTCTTACTGATTATCCGAAAGAAATCAAATCTTTCTATATGAAGCAGAATGAAGATGGAAAGACAGTTCGTGCAATGGATGTTCTTTTCCCGAAAATTGGAGAAATTATCGGTGGTTCTCAACGTGAAGAGGATTTTGATAAATTATCAAGTAGAGCTGCGGAAATGGGTGTACCAACCAAAGATATCTGGTGGTATCTGGATACTCGTCGTTTTGGTACAGCACCTCACTCTGGCTTTGGATTAGGTTTTGAACGCCTATTGCTTTTTGTGACAGGTATGACCAACATTCGTGATGTGATACCTTTCCCTAGAACACCTCGTAACTGCGAGTTTTAA